The genomic DNA CACGGTACGGGCGGGTCGGACTGTGCTGGCCACGGCGGCCGGGGCGTTCCGGTTCCGGATCGGCGACGACTGGTACCTCGTCCGGGAGGTCGCCGACAGCAGTCGCGAGGGCGACACGGTGCGCGTCACCGCCGCCACCGATCTCCCGGACGTCACCGTGGACCTGAGGATCACTCTGCGGTCCGACCGGTACGACGTGAACTGGTCGCTGTCCGGGGCCACCGCCGACGTGCTCAGCACGGCGTACGACCTGGACAGCGCCGGCCATTGGTACGGGCACGGCGAGAACACCGACCAGACCGTCCAGCCGTGGCCGCTGGACTCGGGGCAGCTGGTCGACACCGCGTTCAGCCCGGCGTCGTACCAGGTGGTGTCCCCCTTCTGGTACACCGCCGACGGCACCGGGCTGCGGGTCGACACCGGCGAGCCGATGGACGTGCGCATCAACTCCGGTGGCAACGGGCTCGGCGAGTTCACCGTCGCCGGTGACCGTCCGGCCGACTCCACGGTGTTCGTCGAGGACACCCCCGCCGAGGTGTACCGCGACCACATCGCGCTGGTCGGCAGGCCCGAGCGCTCCGACACGTCCTACGCCCAGTACGCCACCCCGCTGTGGAACTCCTGGGCGCAGCTCTACGGCGAACAGAACCAGCAGAACGTACTCGCCTGGGCTCGTGCGCTGGCCGCCGCCGGGCTCGGCGGGCACGCCCTGCAGATCGAGGAGAGCGTGATCGCCGCCGACTTCGACGAGCGCTTCCCCGATCTCCCCGCCCTCTCCAGGGAGTTGAAACGCCTCGGCTTCGACCTCGGCATGTGGACCGGCCTGTACATGCCCGAGACCGCTGCCGGCTTCTCCCAGGCCGTCGACAAGGGATATCTGCTCAAAGACCCCTCCGATCCGTCCAGGCCGTGCCTGTTCACCTGGTGGAACGGTCGGCAGACCGGGCTGATCGACCTCGCGAACCCGGCCGCGCGGCAGTGGTACTCCCGGAGCCTCAAGGCGCAGGTGAGCGAATCCGGAGTGGCGGGATTCAAGTTCGACACCGCCTTCTTCGACGACCGGTGCGCCCCTTACCCGGGGGCCACCCGTGCCGACTATGTCGGATACGGCACCGAACTGGCCGACGAGTTCGACCAGCAGGGGGCGGGATTACAGGTCGCGTGGAACGCCGCGCAGGCCCAGGGCTTCGCCACCCGTACGGCCGACAAACCGACCACTTTCGCCGGGCTGCGCGCCGCGGTCTCGGCCAACCTGGCGGTCTCCACGATCGGTTACCCGTTCGTCGAGACCGACATGATCGGCGGATCGCTCCAGTATCCGCCGCCCGCCAAGGAGGTTCTGGTCCGCTGGGCGCAGGCGGCCTCCCTGATGCCGCTCATGTACGCCTCGACCTCACCCACCGGCGCCAAGGACGCGACGACCGGCGAGTGGGTCGGCTACGACCCACAGACGGTCGGGCTGTACCGCGCGGCCGTCGCCACGCACGAGCGGCTGGCTCCCTATATCTGGGACCAGGTCCAGCAGACCCTGAAGACCGGCGACCCGATCATGCGGCCGCTGTTCTTCGACTTCCCGAAGGACGAGGCGGGTTACACGGTTGCCGACGAGTGGATGCTCGGCCCGGCCGTGCTGGCCGCGCCGAAGCTCGACGAAGGCACCACCCGGGACGTCTTCCTGCCCTCCGGAGTGTGGCGCGACGTCAACCGCGGCACGGTCGTCCGCGGCCCCACGACGCTCAAGGCGTACGCGGCGCCGCTCGGGGTCACCCCGGCGTTCGTGAACCTCCGGGCCAAGGGCGCCGCCAAGGCGCTCAAGGCGCTCCGCGCTGCCGGCGCGACACGGTGAGGGGCGGCACATGCATGCGATACGGAGCAGGTTCGCGGTGTTGCTGCTGGCGGTCGTCGCCGTCGTGGCGGGGACGGTGGCGCCCGCCGGCGCCGATCAGCGGGACGGCCGGCCCGACGACCGGCGCGACTGGACCGGGACGTGGGCCACAGCGCCGAGCGAGTACTACGACGTCTCGGGGATGTCCGAGGTGACGGTACGGATGCCGGTGCGCACCAGCGTCGGCGGCTCCTGGGTACGCATCCGCCTGTCCAACGCCTATGCCACTGCACCGGTGACCATCGGGCACGCGACCGTGGGGCTGCGCGACGGCGGCTCCGCTGTGGCGCACGCGTACGGCCTGAGGTTCGGCGGGAAGCGTGACGTGACCGTCCCGGCGGGCGGCGAGGCGGTCAGCGACCCGGTCCGCCTCACCGTACCGGCCCTGGCCGACCTGGTGGTCAGCCTCTATCTGCCCGGCCGGGTCACGCACGTCAGCGACCACTGGTGGGCCCAGCAGACCGTGTACTGGACGGACTACGGAGCGGGCGACCACTCCGCCGACGCCGCCGGTGACGCCTACACCTGGACCACCACCAGCTGGCCGTTCCTCAGCGGCGTCGAGGTGACCGTGCCAAGGGCCCGGTCGGTGGTGGCGCTCGGCGACTCGATCACCGACGGGTCCTACTCGACGCCCGACACCGACCAGCGCTGGCCCGACCTGCTGTCCGCCCGGCTGAACACCTGCCTGCCCGGCGCCGGGGTGCTCAACGCGGGCATCACCGGCAACCGGATCACCGCCGGGACCGCGACCAACCCGTCGGCCCTGGACCGCCTCGAACGGGACGTGCTCTCCCAACCGGGGGCCAGGAGCCTGGTCCTCTTCGAGGGGATCAACGATCTCGGCGGGGCAACCGCCGAGCAGATCATCGCCGCCATGACGGAGATCGCCCACCGGGCGCACCAGCGTCACCTGCGCGTCGTCGCCGCCACGATCACGCCCTACAAGGACTTCACCTGGGGTGGCTGGAGCGAGGCGACGGAGGCCCGGCGGCAGCAGGTCAACGCCTTCGTCCGGGACTCCGGCGGGATCTTCGACGACTACGCCGACTTCGACAAGGCGGTCCGGGATCCGGCCGACCCGCGGCGGCTCGGCGCGGCGTACGACTCCGGCGACCATCTGCATCCCGACGACGCCGGAATGAAGGCCTTCGCCGACTCCATCGACCTGACCACCCTCGGCCTCGGCCGCGGCTGTTCCTGAGGAGGACCTGTGCTTGGACATCTGCGTGGACACCTGCGCGGACGCCGAAGAAGCGCGGCACTGGCAGCAGCCGTGGCTGCCTTCCTCACGGTGCTCCTCCCGGCGGGGCCCGCCGAGGCCGGTCAGCGGGCGTGGACGGGTACTTGGACCACCGCGCAGCACGCCTCGTACGACCCGGGAACCTCGGAGGTGACCGTACGGATACCGGTGCGGGTGAGCGCCGGCGGGTCGAGTGTGCGGATCCGGCTGACCAACGGCTTCACCACCGAGCCCGTGACGATCGGGCACGCGACCGTGGGGCGCCGGGACAGTGGCGCCGCCGTCGCAAAGCCGTACCAGCTGCGGTTCGGCGGCAAGGACGGGGTGACGATCGCCGCCGGGGAGCAGGCGGTGAGCGATTCCGTCCGGCTCCGGGTGCCGGCCCGCAGCGATCTGGTCGTCAGCCTGTACTTCCCTGGCCGGCTGACCCACATCAGCCAGCACTGGATGGGTCTCCAGACGGTCTACTGGACGCCCGACGGCGGCGGGGACCACGCCGGGGACGTCGGCGGAGACGCGTTCACCAGGACCGACTCCACCTTCCCGTTCCTGACCGGTGTCGACGTACGGGGCGGTGACACGGGAGGCTCCGTGGTGGCGCTCGGCGACTCCATCACCGACGGGGCGGCCTCCACGGCGAACGCCGACCGGCGCTGGCCCGACTATCTGGCGGGGCGGCTGTCTGCCTGCTCGACCACTGCCGGAGTGCTGAACGAGGGCATCAGCGGCAACCGGATCACGGCCGGGACCGACGGCAACCCGTCGGCACTGGACCGGCTGGAGCGCGATGTGCTGTCGCAGCCGGGCGCCCGGACGGTGATCCTCTTCGAGGGCGTCAACGACCTCAGTTGGGGCGGTGCCACCGGCACTCAGGTGATCGACGGCATGAAGGAGATCGCGCGCCGTGCGCACGCCCGCGGTCTGCGGGTCATCGGAGCGACAGTCGTCCCGTATCGCGGCTGGGGCGACTGGTGGACCGAGGCCAAGGAGGCCGACCGGCAGCAGGTCAACACGTTCGTCCGGGACTCCGGCGGCGTCTTCGACGGCTACGCCGACTTCGACAGGGCGGTACGGGACCCGGCCGACCCCACCCGCTATGCCGCCGCGTTCGACTCGGGCGACCATCTGCACCCCAACGACACCGGGATGAAGGCGTTCGCCGACGCCGTCGACCTCGCCGGCCTCCGGGTGGCCCGCGACTGCCCCTCCGCCCGAGTCCGGCTCACCCCGTACCTGCCGAGCCTGCGCTCCGGGGACGGCTCGGAGATCACGGCGGCTGTCACCAACACCGGCCGCAGCGCCGTAACGGAGGTGCGCACCCGGCTCGACCTGCCGGACGGCTGGACCGCGACGGCGGACAGCACCGGCCGGCGCACGCTCGACCCGGGCGACAGCACGACCGTGACCTGGACCGTCACCCCGTCGGCCGACGCCACATGGGGCGCCGCCCGGATCGGTGTCGCGTCGTCCTTCCGCCAGAGTGGGCGCGTCCGGCATGACAGTGACAGCGTGGACGCCACCGTCGTCCCCGCCCCGACCGGTGTCCGGGCGCCGTACCTGACCACCACCACCGCCGAGGGCGCCCAATACGCCCAGAACAGCGGCCAGTTCGCCATCTGGGCCGGCGGCCAGGACCTGTCCGGCTGGAAGGACGAGAAGGCGGCCGTCTACCTGCCCGGTGCCGCGCCTGCCTCGGGCAGCGTCATCGCCCGCGTCGTAGGCCAGACCGGCAGCGGGCCCTCCGCCAAAGCCGGAATCGCGGTCGCCAACGACCTGACGGATCCGGCGAAGGGCGGCTACGCCGTGCTGACCATGTCCCGGCAGTTCGGCGTGGAGTTCATGACCGACAGCGACGGCGACGGCAAGCTCGACACCTGGGCCGGCGGCGGCGCCTCCTACCACCCCGCCTGGCTGAAGCTCGTGCGCGACGGCAGCGCCTGCGCCGCCTACGCGAGCACCGACGGATCCGCCTGGCAGCAGGTCGGCACCGCGAACGTGCCGTCCGCGAGCGGCGACGGGGACGCGGGCCTGGTCGCGAGCGCCGTCAACCTCGACTACCCCGGCGAGACCACCACCGCCGTCTTCGACTCCTTCTCGACCACTCACTGAGAGGCAGTTCCTTGACCGTCAGCCGCAGAAGGTTCCTGACGACAGCCACCGCTCTCGGCGGGGCCGTGCTGCTCGCCCCGCCCGGCGCCGCACAGGCGATCGCCAACGGCAGTCCCGGCTACCTCCCCACCAAAGCGTCTCTGGACACCCACCCCGTCCCCCGCTGGTACAAGGATGCCAAGTTCGGCATCTTCGTCCACTGGGGCGTCTACTCGGTCCCCGCCGGCTCCGCACGGCAGATGGCCGCCGAGTGGTACCTCTGGTACCAGAGCGACAAGAACAACCAGACGTGGGCCTACCACCGCGACACCTACGGCGAGAACTTCGTCTACGACGACTTCATCCCGCGGTTCACCGCCGAGAACTACGACCCGGACTCCTGGGTGCGGCTGTTCGAGCAGGCGGGCGCCGAGTACTTCGCGCTCACCAGCAAGCACCATGACGGATTCGCGCTTTTCCCCAGCCAGGTGACGGACCGTCACGCCGGGAAGTACGGGCCGAAGCGTGATCTGGTGGGCGAGCTGATGGCGGCGGCGCGCAGGCGTGGCACCGTACGGCCCGGCCTGTACTACTCGCTCGGGGAGTTCTTCAACCCGGCGCTCGACCGGCCCATGAAGAACTTCTACACCGACCAGGAGGTCCCCATGACCGGCTACCAGCCGGTCGACGACTACGTCGGGGACTACGAGCTGAAGCAGCTCTACGAGATCATCGACCGCTACGACCCCGAGCTGCTGTGGGCCGACGGCCAGTGGTTCCGCAAGACCGACACCACGCCGTGGCGCAGCGAAGAGCCGATGGCCCACTACTACAACCGGGCCATGAACCGCCCCCGGCCCAAGGGGGTCGTGGTCAACGACCGCTTCGACACCCACTTCGACTTCGCGACGTACGAGCAGCGCACCAACCCCACGATGGACCCGCAGAAGTGGGAGTGCTGCATCACCATGGGCTACTCCTGGGGCTACAACAAGTTCGAGCTGGACGAGGACTACAAGACCTCGGAGTTCCTCATCCACCTGCTCGCCGATGTGACCAGCAAGAACGGAAACCTGCTGCTGAACATCGGCCCCAGGCCGGACGGCACGATCCCGGACATCATGCAGCAGCGGCTGCTTGACATCGGCGCCTGGCTGGACGTCAACGGCCCTGCGATCTACGGTTCCACGCCGTGGCTGCGGGCTGAGGAGGAGGGCAGCCCCGTCGGTATCCGGTACACCGTCTCTCCGGGCAAGTTCAACATCATCGTGCTGGGCGCCCCCAGCGGAACGCTGTCGGTGCCCGCCGACATACCCGTGAGCGCCGACTCACAGATCCGGCTACTGGGACACAGCGAGCCGCTGCGCTGGACCCGCAGCGACGGCAAGGTCCACATCCAGGTCCCGGCCACCCTGCCCAGCGACATCGCCAACACCTTCACCGTCGACTGGAACCGAAGGTGAGCCGCATGACGACGCGTACGGCGACCGGGACCGCGCTCGACACCCTCGGCCCCGCCCTGACCGTCACCACCGATCCGGCCGACCCGGCGAGCGGCGACGCGCTGACCGCCACCGCCGTCCTCACCAACACCTGCCCCTTCCCGCTCCGCAACGCCGTCCTCTACCTGATGGATCCGGGCGCGACGACCGCGACGAGGACGATCCCGCTCGGCGACCTGCGCCGCGGCGCGAAGATCACTCGTAGCTGGGCGACGACGATGCCGACGGACGTGGCCGGGAACGTGTCGTTCACCGCGCACGTCGTCTTCGACGTCGCCGGGCGCAGCGCCGACTGCGCCCGGTCCGCCAGAACGTTCACCGTGCCCTACCGGCCGGTCGGGGTACGGGATCCCTACCGCTCCTTCGCCACCGCCGACGGCGCGGCCTTCGGCCAGTACGGCAGCCAACTGGTGATCTGGGCGGGCGGCCGGGACCTGTCCGGCGGCACGGACGAAAAGGGCGTCATCCACCTTCCCGGCGCCGCCGGCGAGTCCAGCGTGGTGCAGGTCGAGACGGTCAGCCTGACCGGCAGCGACAACCCCTCGGCCAAGTACGGGATCGCGGTCGCGAACGACCTCACGGCGCCGGAGAAGGGCGGCTACGCGGTGCTCACCATGTCGCTCGACTACGGCCTGGAGTTCATGACCGACAGCGACGGCGACGGGCATCTCGACACCTGGGCCGGCGGCGGCGCCTCCTACCACCCCGCCTGGCTGCGACTGGTCCGCTCCGGGACCGCGTACACGGCGTACGCCACCGGCAACGGGCTGGCCTGGGACGAGATCGGCAGCGCGACCGTGCCCTCCGCGAGCGGCGCCCTGGACGCCGGGGTGGTGGCGAGCGCGGTGAACCTCAACTACCCGGGCACGACCGTGCAGGCCGTGTTCGACCACTTCACCGTGGAGGAGTCATGAACACCGGCCGGACACACCGTCAGACCTACCGCCCCGACGAGGACTTCCTCACCCCGCCCGTCTCACTCACCGTCGTACCGTCCGCTCCGGAGTCGGGCTCGGCCGTGACCCTGACCGCCACCCTCACCAACACCGCCCGGGTCGGGCTGCTCGGCACCGTCCTGTACCTCGCCGTGAACGGCACCGGACGGCCGTCCGCCCTCGGTCGCCTGGCGCCCGGAGGATCGGCGACCCGCACCTGGCGCACCCGGCTCGCCGACGACGCCGAGGGCGAGGTCTCGTTCACCGCCCATGCCCTCTTCGACGTCGGCCCCGGCAGCTCCGACTGCACCCGCGCGTCCTCCTCGGTACTGCTGCCGTACCGGTCGCTTCCCGGCGCCTTCGACAACGCCGGCATCGCCTCCGACGACGCCCTCACCGTCGCCGACATCGACGGTTCGGCGTCCAGCCTGTCCGCGCAGGCACTGGCAGCGGCCGGGCTGACCCCGGGGGCGGCGGTCACGTACAACGGGGTGACCTTCACCTGGCCGGACACCCGGCCCGGGAACCTCGACAACGTGATCTGCTCCGGGCAGACCGTGCTGCTGTCCGGCTCGGGCTCCCGGCTGGCCTTCCTCGGCACCAGCACCTGGGGCGCGGGCAAGGGGGACGGCAAGGTCGTCTACGCCGACGGCTCCGAGCAGGCGTTCTCCGTCGACGTCCCCGACTGGTACGGGGCGAACGCGTCGGCGGCCGTCGTGCTGCCCTACCGCCACATCGCCACGGGCCGGGACGACAACCAGGTCAGTCTCTACACCTTCGGCGTCGATCTCGACTCGGGCAAGGAGCTGCGGTCTCTGGTCCTGCCGAAAGTGAGCGACGGCCTCCAGTCGGGCGTAGCCGCTCTGCACGTGTTCACGATGACGGTCGCCTGAGCGCCGGGAAGGACATGACGTTCATGAACGACAACCGAGGCATCACCCGCAGACGGGTACTGACGGGTGCGATCGTGCTGGGCGGCGCCACGCTACTGCCCCGCGCACAGGGCGCGTTCGCGTCCAGTGGCCGGTTCGATCATGCTCCCGCGGCGGCCGCGCTGCGGCGGCTCGTGCCCGACCACCATCGGCAGATCACCCTGCGTCCCGTCACCGGGGAGGGCGACCGGTTCCGTGTCACCGGCCGGACCGGGCAGATCACCGTCGAGGGCACCAGCCCGGCGGTGCTGCTCACCGGCTTTCACACCTACCTCAGGCAGGTCGCACAAGCCTCCGTCTCCTGGAACGGCGAGCAGCTAGACCTTCCCCGGCTGCTGCCCGCGCCCGGCGGGGAGATCAGCGGATCGGCGAACGTGCCGCACCGGTTCGCCTTCAACGACACCAGCGAGGGCTACACGGCGCCGTACCGGAAGTGGGACACATGGGAGCGGGAACTCGACGTGCTCGCGCTGCACGGAGTCAACGCGGTGCTGGTGTACATCGGCGGCGACGCGGTCTACTACGACACGTTCCGGAAGTTCGGCTACTCCGACGCCGAGGTGAGGGCCTGGATTCCCGCCCCGGCCCACCAGCCCTGGTGGCTGCTGCAGAACATGTCCGGTTTCGGCGGCCCGACGCCCCGCAGGCTGATCGAGGAGCGGGCCGCCCTCGCAGAGAAGGTCATCGGCCGCGTGCGGGAGCTGGGTATGACGCCGGTACTGCCAGGCTACTTCGGCACCGTGCCGGACGGGTTCACCGACCGGCACGGAGGCGACGCGACGATCGTCGCACAGGGCACCTGGGGAGCCTTCAAGCGCCCCGACTGGCTCGACCCCCGCACCTCGGCCTTCGCCGAGGTCGCCGCCGGCTTCTACCGGAACCAGGCGCAGCGGTTCGGCGACAGCACGATGTACAAGATGGACTTGCTGCACGAGGGCGGCAACGCCGGTGACGTGCCGGTCGGCGACGCCGCGAAGGCCGTCGAGGCCGCGCTGCAGGCCGCCCACCCGGGTGCCGTGTGGGCGATCCTGGGCTGGCAGACCAACCCGTCGAAGGCGATCCTGGAGGCCGTCGACAAGAGCCGGATGCTGGTCGTCGACGGCCTGTCGGACCGCTACACGACGGTGACCGACCGGGAGAGCGACTGGGGCGGCACCCCGTACGCCTTCGGCAGCATCTGGAACTTCGGCGGCCACACCCCGATCGGCGCCAACGCTCCCGACTGGGTGGACGTGTACCCGAAGTGGCGGGACAAGGAGGGCAGCACGCTCGCCGGGATCGCCGCGATGCCCGAGGCCGCCGACAACAACCATGCCGCCTTCGCGCTCCTGACCGACCTGGCCTGGACGCCCGGCAGCATCGACCTGGACGACTGGTTCGCCGCCTACGCCACATCCCGCTACGGCGCCGCCGACCAGCACGCCGTCACCGCATGGCGGACGATCCGCGACACCGCGTACAACATGACGCGCGCCGACTCCTGGAGCGAGGCCCCCGACGGCCTGTTCGGCGCCCGGCCGAGTCTCGGCGCGAACAAGGCAGCAGCCTGGGGCCCGGAGTCCGACCGATACGACACCACGGTGTTCGACACCGCCCTCACCGAACTGCTGCGCGTCCCCGCCGCGTTGCGCGCCGGCTCCGCCTACCGGTACGACCTGGCCGACGTGGCCCGGCAGGTGCTGTCCAACCGCAGCCGGATACTGCTGCCGCAGATCAAGTCGGCGTACGAAGCCGGGAACCCCGACCGCTTCGACCGGCTGACCTCGGTGTGGCTGGACTGGATGCGGCTGATGGACCGGGTGCTGGCCACCAGCGAGCAGCACCTGCTGGGGAAGTGGCTGGCCGACGCCCGGTCCTGGGGCGCCACCGGAGCCGAGAAGGACCAACTGGAGTACGACGCACGGTCGATCATCACCACCTGGGGCGGCCGCGCGCAGAGCGACGAGGGGCTGCACGACTACGCCAACCGGGAGTGGTCCGGGCTGGTCGGCGGGCTCTATCTGACGCGCTGGCGTACGTACTTCGACGAGTTGTCGGCGGCACTGAAGAAGGGGAAGGAGCCCGCGGCCATCGACTGGTTCGCGCTGGAGGACACCTGGGCGCACCGGCACGACACCTACCCGGTCCGGGCCAGCGGGGACGTCCACCGGCTCGCCGACCTGATCCGCGACACTCTGGCCGTCGACCCCCACCAGACGAACCTGGCCGCCTCCGCCGACCGGGGCTCGCTGTCGGCCGGTCGGCCGGCCACCGTCACCGTGACGTTCACCAACCGCAACGGCTTCGCGGCGGCGACCGGCGTGACGCTGTCGGTCGACCCGCCGGAGGGTATGTCGGCGGAGCCGACCGGCATGGTGACGGCCGCCTCCGTGGCGCCGGGCGAGTCGTTCTCCGCGTCCTTCAGGGTCGCCCTGGCCGGGGCGGCCGCCGGGGAGCCGGTGCCCAGGGTGCCGGTGACGGCGACGTACCGGACGGGCGGCACGGCTGGGTCGGCGATCGCGGCAGTGCGGCTGCTGGTGGGAACGGGTGTCGAGGCGCCGTACCGTACGGCTTCGTTCAACGACGCGGTGTTCGGCGAGTCCGGGGACACGCTGGCCGTCGAGGGCGGCGGCGCGGACCTGTGGGGCGCCACGAACGAGTTCGGCGCGGTCTACCGGGCAGGCGCCTTC from Streptomyces sp. NBC_01478 includes the following:
- a CDS encoding beta-glucosidase; translation: MNTGRTHRQTYRPDEDFLTPPVSLTVVPSAPESGSAVTLTATLTNTARVGLLGTVLYLAVNGTGRPSALGRLAPGGSATRTWRTRLADDAEGEVSFTAHALFDVGPGSSDCTRASSSVLLPYRSLPGAFDNAGIASDDALTVADIDGSASSLSAQALAAAGLTPGAAVTYNGVTFTWPDTRPGNLDNVICSGQTVLLSGSGSRLAFLGTSTWGAGKGDGKVVYADGSEQAFSVDVPDWYGANASAAVVLPYRHIATGRDDNQVSLYTFGVDLDSGKELRSLVLPKVSDGLQSGVAALHVFTMTVA
- a CDS encoding SGNH/GDSL hydrolase family protein, coding for MHAIRSRFAVLLLAVVAVVAGTVAPAGADQRDGRPDDRRDWTGTWATAPSEYYDVSGMSEVTVRMPVRTSVGGSWVRIRLSNAYATAPVTIGHATVGLRDGGSAVAHAYGLRFGGKRDVTVPAGGEAVSDPVRLTVPALADLVVSLYLPGRVTHVSDHWWAQQTVYWTDYGAGDHSADAAGDAYTWTTTSWPFLSGVEVTVPRARSVVALGDSITDGSYSTPDTDQRWPDLLSARLNTCLPGAGVLNAGITGNRITAGTATNPSALDRLERDVLSQPGARSLVLFEGINDLGGATAEQIIAAMTEIAHRAHQRHLRVVAATITPYKDFTWGGWSEATEARRQQVNAFVRDSGGIFDDYADFDKAVRDPADPRRLGAAYDSGDHLHPDDAGMKAFADSIDLTTLGLGRGCS
- a CDS encoding GDSL-type esterase/lipase family protein, with the translated sequence MLGHLRGHLRGRRRSAALAAAVAAFLTVLLPAGPAEAGQRAWTGTWTTAQHASYDPGTSEVTVRIPVRVSAGGSSVRIRLTNGFTTEPVTIGHATVGRRDSGAAVAKPYQLRFGGKDGVTIAAGEQAVSDSVRLRVPARSDLVVSLYFPGRLTHISQHWMGLQTVYWTPDGGGDHAGDVGGDAFTRTDSTFPFLTGVDVRGGDTGGSVVALGDSITDGAASTANADRRWPDYLAGRLSACSTTAGVLNEGISGNRITAGTDGNPSALDRLERDVLSQPGARTVILFEGVNDLSWGGATGTQVIDGMKEIARRAHARGLRVIGATVVPYRGWGDWWTEAKEADRQQVNTFVRDSGGVFDGYADFDRAVRDPADPTRYAAAFDSGDHLHPNDTGMKAFADAVDLAGLRVARDCPSARVRLTPYLPSLRSGDGSEITAAVTNTGRSAVTEVRTRLDLPDGWTATADSTGRRTLDPGDSTTVTWTVTPSADATWGAARIGVASSFRQSGRVRHDSDSVDATVVPAPTGVRAPYLTTTTAEGAQYAQNSGQFAIWAGGQDLSGWKDEKAAVYLPGAAPASGSVIARVVGQTGSGPSAKAGIAVANDLTDPAKGGYAVLTMSRQFGVEFMTDSDGDGKLDTWAGGGASYHPAWLKLVRDGSACAAYASTDGSAWQQVGTANVPSASGDGDAGLVASAVNLDYPGETTTAVFDSFSTTH
- a CDS encoding alpha-N-acetylglucosaminidase TIM-barrel domain-containing protein, with translation MNDNRGITRRRVLTGAIVLGGATLLPRAQGAFASSGRFDHAPAAAALRRLVPDHHRQITLRPVTGEGDRFRVTGRTGQITVEGTSPAVLLTGFHTYLRQVAQASVSWNGEQLDLPRLLPAPGGEISGSANVPHRFAFNDTSEGYTAPYRKWDTWERELDVLALHGVNAVLVYIGGDAVYYDTFRKFGYSDAEVRAWIPAPAHQPWWLLQNMSGFGGPTPRRLIEERAALAEKVIGRVRELGMTPVLPGYFGTVPDGFTDRHGGDATIVAQGTWGAFKRPDWLDPRTSAFAEVAAGFYRNQAQRFGDSTMYKMDLLHEGGNAGDVPVGDAAKAVEAALQAAHPGAVWAILGWQTNPSKAILEAVDKSRMLVVDGLSDRYTTVTDRESDWGGTPYAFGSIWNFGGHTPIGANAPDWVDVYPKWRDKEGSTLAGIAAMPEAADNNHAAFALLTDLAWTPGSIDLDDWFAAYATSRYGAADQHAVTAWRTIRDTAYNMTRADSWSEAPDGLFGARPSLGANKAAAWGPESDRYDTTVFDTALTELLRVPAALRAGSAYRYDLADVARQVLSNRSRILLPQIKSAYEAGNPDRFDRLTSVWLDWMRLMDRVLATSEQHLLGKWLADARSWGATGAEKDQLEYDARSIITTWGGRAQSDEGLHDYANREWSGLVGGLYLTRWRTYFDELSAALKKGKEPAAIDWFALEDTWAHRHDTYPVRASGDVHRLADLIRDTLAVDPHQTNLAASADRGSLSAGRPATVTVTFTNRNGFAAATGVTLSVDPPEGMSAEPTGMVTAASVAPGESFSASFRVALAGAAAGEPVPRVPVTATYRTGGTAGSAIAAVRLLVGTGVEAPYRTASFNDAVFGESGDTLAVEGGGADLWGATNEFGAVYRAGAFGDSSVATVTVTSQDATGGWARAGLIVRNDLSADGSAGYVNLAVTPSNGCALSWDTDGDGRFDSIALSGAFTPPVRLRLTRSGGSYTGECSTDGVNWTTVGTATPGGAADTQDAGVFMTAANGWTGTRGVAAFEGLTVA
- a CDS encoding TIM-barrel domain-containing protein, with translation MPIGRGTLHCGSAALILAAPLLGTAPGAAGSGPVTFATPDYELRVTTDQLTLTTVRAGRTVLATAAGAFRFRIGDDWYLVREVADSSREGDTVRVTAATDLPDVTVDLRITLRSDRYDVNWSLSGATADVLSTAYDLDSAGHWYGHGENTDQTVQPWPLDSGQLVDTAFSPASYQVVSPFWYTADGTGLRVDTGEPMDVRINSGGNGLGEFTVAGDRPADSTVFVEDTPAEVYRDHIALVGRPERSDTSYAQYATPLWNSWAQLYGEQNQQNVLAWARALAAAGLGGHALQIEESVIAADFDERFPDLPALSRELKRLGFDLGMWTGLYMPETAAGFSQAVDKGYLLKDPSDPSRPCLFTWWNGRQTGLIDLANPAARQWYSRSLKAQVSESGVAGFKFDTAFFDDRCAPYPGATRADYVGYGTELADEFDQQGAGLQVAWNAAQAQGFATRTADKPTTFAGLRAAVSANLAVSTIGYPFVETDMIGGSLQYPPPAKEVLVRWAQAASLMPLMYASTSPTGAKDATTGEWVGYDPQTVGLYRAAVATHERLAPYIWDQVQQTLKTGDPIMRPLFFDFPKDEAGYTVADEWMLGPAVLAAPKLDEGTTRDVFLPSGVWRDVNRGTVVRGPTTLKAYAAPLGVTPAFVNLRAKGAAKALKALRAAGATR
- a CDS encoding alpha-L-fucosidase, yielding MTVSRRRFLTTATALGGAVLLAPPGAAQAIANGSPGYLPTKASLDTHPVPRWYKDAKFGIFVHWGVYSVPAGSARQMAAEWYLWYQSDKNNQTWAYHRDTYGENFVYDDFIPRFTAENYDPDSWVRLFEQAGAEYFALTSKHHDGFALFPSQVTDRHAGKYGPKRDLVGELMAAARRRGTVRPGLYYSLGEFFNPALDRPMKNFYTDQEVPMTGYQPVDDYVGDYELKQLYEIIDRYDPELLWADGQWFRKTDTTPWRSEEPMAHYYNRAMNRPRPKGVVVNDRFDTHFDFATYEQRTNPTMDPQKWECCITMGYSWGYNKFELDEDYKTSEFLIHLLADVTSKNGNLLLNIGPRPDGTIPDIMQQRLLDIGAWLDVNGPAIYGSTPWLRAEEEGSPVGIRYTVSPGKFNIIVLGAPSGTLSVPADIPVSADSQIRLLGHSEPLRWTRSDGKVHIQVPATLPSDIANTFTVDWNRR